In the Artemia franciscana unplaced genomic scaffold, ASM3288406v1 PGA_scaffold_37, whole genome shotgun sequence genome, one interval contains:
- the LOC136041767 gene encoding histone H3-like, with protein MARTKQTARKSTGGKAPRKQLATNAASKSAPSAGGVKKPHRYRPGTIALREIRRYQKSTKLLIGKLPFQRLVREIAQDFQTDLRSKNSAVKALQEASEVYLFGLSEDTNLCAFNAKTVTIMPKYIQLARRIRGERA; from the coding sequence ATGGCTAGGACAAAACAAACTGCAAGAAAATCAACGGGTGGAAAAGCACCTAGAAAGCAGCTTGCGACCAATGCAGCAAGTAAGTCGGCTCCTTCTGCCGGAGGGGTGaaaaaaccacacagatacaggccCGGAACCATAGCCCTGAGAGAAATTCGTCGCTATCAAAAGAGTACCAAACTCTTAATAGGGAAATTGCCCTTTCAGAGACTTGTGCGAGAGATTGCCCAGGATTTCCAAACTGACTTGAGGTCCAAGAATTCGGCTGTGAAGGCCTTACAAGAAGCCAGCGAGGTGTATTTATTTGGTCTTTCTGAGGATACCAACTTGTGTGCATTTAACGCCAAAACAGTGACCATCATGCCGAAATATATTCAACTTGCCCGTCGTATCCGTGGTGAGAGAGCTTAA